From Salvia splendens isolate huo1 chromosome 16, SspV2, whole genome shotgun sequence, a single genomic window includes:
- the LOC121772666 gene encoding uncharacterized protein LOC121772666, which produces MSGKQSDSLPLVAPPLIAAPSDIDLEAGPDEQIQCRICLETDGRDFIAPCKCKGTSKYVHRECLDHWRAVKEGFAFAHCTTCKAPYYIRVHGVADRKWRTLKFRFFVTRDILFIFFSVQLVIGLLAYSMYLIDRYQKFWLRHIWVFDSELSFYYICGALLFFALLGLSGCFITCYDRRVRSDLAQPCRELCVSCCHPGVCADCHLPGTLCMWTDCTTCFESCAGAASECGWLGGAGEAGLPILLVVAIVVLGLFTIIGIFYTILVATMVGQRIWQRHYHILAKRMLTKEYVVEDVDDEMTDGDWSPPSLPSEHVNQLKALGLL; this is translated from the exons ATGAGCGGCAAGCAATCGGATTCCTTACCGCTGGTCGCGCCGCCGCTGATCGCCGCCCCCTCCGATATTGACCTTGAGGCCGGCCCCGATGAGCAAATTCAGTGCCGAATTTGCCTTGAAACTGACG GTAGGGATTTTATTGCTCCTTGCAAGTGCAAAGGCACATCAAAGTACGTTCACCGGGAATGCCTCGATCATTGGCGTGCCGTGAAG GAAGGGTTTGCCTTTGCTCATTGCACGACTTGCAAGGCTCCGTATTATATAAGAGTACACGGTGTTGCTGATAGAaaatggcggacattgaagtttCGATTTTTTGTCACTAGAGATATTTTGTTTATCTTTTTCTCTGTGCAACTG GTTATTGGTCTGTTAGCATATTCAATGTATCTTATAGATCGTTATCAGAAATTTTGGCTTCGTCACATCTGGGTCTTCGACAGTGAACTGAGTTTCTACTACATATGTG GGGCATTATTATTTTTCGCTTTGCTGGGCTTATCCGGTTGCTTTATAACTTGCTACGACAGAAGAGTGCGGAGTGATCTTGCTCAGCCTTGTCGAGAATTGTGCGTTTCTTGTTGCCATCCAGG TGTATGTGCCGACTGCCATTTACCCGGCACTCTTTGCATGTGGACTGATTGCACCACATGCTTCGAGAGCTGCGCTGGAGCGGCCAGTGAATGCGGTTGGCTGGGAGGCGCTGGTGAAGCCGGATTGCCAATACTGTTAGTAGTCGCCATTGTAGTGCTAGGTTTATTCACCATCATCGGCATATTCTACACTATCCTCGTCGCCACCATGGTCGGGCAAAGGATTTGGCAACGGCACTACCACATCCTCGCCAAGCGAATGCTTACAAAG GAATACGTCGTGGAGGATGTTGACGATGAGATGACCGATGGAGATTGGTCGCCACCGTCTCTCCCCTCCGAGCACGTTAATCAGCTGAAGGCGCTCGGGCTTCTGTAA